One genomic region from Skermania piniformis encodes:
- a CDS encoding ABC transporter permease — MTSSSLESPPARRVRLLAQPVVAIVAAAAVLFWAFDRELTATQQASIDAGNIATATWQHLLITLTVVAVVLAVAVPLGTLLTRTRFRRLAPIFIGIANVGAAAPAIGLIVLFYLLTRRTGFWIGVLPIAFYSLLPVLRNTILGYQQVDRSLIDAGRGQGMSAGTVLRRVEFPIAIPYILAGLRTSLVLAVGTATLCFLVSAGGLGILIDTGYKLRDNVTLVVGAVLAVALALLVDWLGALAERYLGPKGLR, encoded by the coding sequence GTGACCAGCTCGAGTCTGGAATCGCCGCCGGCCCGACGAGTCCGGCTGCTGGCCCAGCCGGTGGTGGCGATCGTGGCGGCTGCCGCGGTGCTCTTCTGGGCTTTCGACCGCGAGCTCACCGCCACCCAGCAGGCCAGCATCGACGCCGGCAACATCGCCACGGCGACGTGGCAGCATCTGCTCATCACGCTGACGGTGGTCGCGGTCGTGCTCGCTGTCGCAGTTCCGCTGGGCACGTTGCTCACCCGCACGCGGTTCCGCCGGCTCGCACCGATCTTCATCGGCATCGCCAACGTCGGTGCCGCAGCGCCGGCGATCGGCCTGATCGTGTTGTTCTACCTGCTGACCCGCCGCACCGGTTTCTGGATCGGGGTATTGCCGATCGCCTTCTATTCGCTGTTGCCCGTGCTGCGCAATACGATTCTCGGTTACCAGCAGGTCGACCGATCGTTGATCGATGCCGGTCGGGGGCAGGGCATGTCGGCCGGAACCGTGCTGCGCAGAGTCGAGTTCCCGATCGCGATTCCCTATATCCTGGCCGGCCTGCGGACGTCGCTGGTGCTGGCGGTCGGCACCGCGACGCTGTGTTTCCTGGTGAGTGCGGGCGGCCTGGGCATTCTGATCGACACCGGATACAAGCTGCGGGACAACGTCACTCTGGTGGTCGGCGCGGTGCTCGCGGTCGCGCTCGCCCTGCTGGTCGACTGGCTGGGCGCGCTGGCCGAGCGGTATCTGGGTCCGAAGGGGTTGCGATGA
- a CDS encoding glycine betaine ABC transporter substrate-binding protein: MIRRTILAACVLLLAACGLESGGAVPLPVRPGSIQPIPELDGVAITVGSKDFSEQITLGYIAEFALTAAGATVRDMTNIQGSNSMRDAQLHGQIDVAFDYTGTGWINYLGNEKPVPGSQAQFEAVREADLAEHGMWWTDLAPVNNTYALVTNRKTADEKGVRTLSDYAALVRADAGAATTCLGTEFSVRQDGFPGMARAYGLDPDQVRKQIVQDAVVLQATADGIQCNFGSVATTDGRIPALDLQILADDKQFFPQYNAALVMRKDFADAHPQVEQVMRPITELLTNETMTELNRQVDLDGREPADVARDWLVSQGFVTKP, translated from the coding sequence ATGATCCGGCGGACGATCCTGGCGGCCTGCGTGTTGCTGCTCGCCGCCTGCGGGCTGGAGTCGGGCGGCGCGGTGCCGCTGCCGGTGCGGCCGGGCAGCATCCAGCCGATCCCGGAACTCGACGGCGTCGCGATCACGGTCGGGTCCAAGGACTTCTCCGAGCAGATCACCCTCGGCTACATCGCGGAGTTCGCCTTGACCGCGGCCGGCGCGACGGTCCGCGACATGACCAACATCCAAGGCTCCAACAGCATGCGCGACGCGCAGCTGCACGGACAGATCGACGTCGCGTTCGACTACACCGGTACCGGCTGGATCAACTACCTGGGCAACGAAAAGCCGGTTCCCGGTTCGCAGGCACAGTTCGAGGCGGTGCGCGAGGCCGACCTGGCCGAGCACGGGATGTGGTGGACCGATCTGGCACCGGTGAACAACACCTACGCGCTGGTCACCAACCGGAAGACGGCAGACGAGAAGGGGGTCCGTACGTTGTCGGACTACGCCGCTCTGGTCCGAGCCGACGCCGGTGCCGCCACCACCTGCCTGGGCACCGAGTTCAGCGTCCGCCAGGACGGCTTCCCCGGAATGGCGCGCGCCTACGGCCTGGATCCGGACCAGGTGCGTAAGCAGATCGTGCAGGACGCGGTGGTCCTCCAGGCCACGGCCGACGGCATCCAGTGCAATTTCGGCTCGGTGGCCACCACCGACGGCCGGATTCCGGCCCTCGACCTCCAGATCCTGGCCGACGACAAGCAGTTCTTCCCGCAGTACAACGCCGCGCTGGTCATGCGCAAGGACTTTGCCGATGCGCACCCGCAGGTAGAACAGGTGATGCGGCCGATCACCGAGCTGCTCACCAACGAGACGATGACCGAACTGAACCGGCAGGTCGACCTCGACGGCCGCGAACCCGCCGATGTCGCGCGGGACTGGCTGGTATCGCAGGGCTTCGTCACCAAGCCCTGA
- the metE gene encoding 5-methyltetrahydropteroyltriglutamate--homocysteine S-methyltransferase, producing MADTPNTFTATVLGFPRIGPNRELKRAIEGYWAGRIDPVALQNTARDLRIAQLTAAKTAGLDSVPVGTFSYYDQMLDTAVLLGALPDRVAGIIDELQRYFAAARGNAEVEPLEMTKWFDTNYHYLVPEISAQTAFRLDETKLVAELREAAELGIPARPVVIGPITFLKLAKGTGDSDPMARLDDLLPLYEQLLTVLARVGAEWVQIDEPVLVTDLSESDLASVRSVYQRFTAVAERPAILVATYFGSPGPALAELAATDVEGVALDFVAGTTVDDVAALPALTGKLVVAGVVDGRNIWRTDLDQALATASTLLGSSRSVAVATSCSLLHVPYTLDAEPDIEPALRSWLAFGAEKITEVTTLATALHTGTDAVATDIAAARAARQARHNDSRLRNGTVRARLEALAPGADRRAPADERRSLQQAGLGLPTLPTTTIGSYPQTTQIRVARAELRKGAIDRAEYQRRMRAEIADVIELQEGLGLDVLVHGEPERNDMVQYFAEQLDGFLATQHGWVQSYGTRCVRPPILFGDVARPHPMTVDWISYAQSLTDKPVKGMLTGPVTILAWSFVRDDQPLGDTARQVGLAIRDETVDLQRAGIRIIQVDEPALRELLPLRDADKPAYLEWSVGAFRLATSGVSDSTQIHTHLCYSEFGEVIGAIAGLDADVTSIEAARSHMEVLDDLNAVGFHLGVGPGVYDIHSPRVPSVDEIVASLRAALAAVPADRLWVNPDCGLKTRATDEVIESLRNMVEAAAALR from the coding sequence ATGGCTGACACGCCGAACACCTTCACCGCAACCGTGCTGGGGTTTCCCCGCATCGGCCCGAACCGCGAGCTCAAACGTGCCATCGAGGGCTACTGGGCCGGCCGGATCGACCCAGTGGCGCTGCAGAACACCGCCCGCGACCTGCGCATCGCCCAGCTGACCGCGGCCAAGACCGCCGGGCTGGATTCCGTGCCGGTGGGCACGTTCTCCTACTACGACCAGATGCTCGATACCGCGGTGCTGCTCGGCGCACTGCCGGACCGGGTCGCCGGCATCATCGACGAACTGCAGCGCTATTTCGCCGCGGCGCGTGGCAACGCCGAGGTGGAGCCGCTGGAGATGACCAAGTGGTTCGATACCAACTATCACTACCTGGTCCCGGAGATCTCGGCGCAGACGGCGTTCCGGCTGGACGAGACGAAACTGGTGGCCGAACTGCGTGAGGCTGCCGAACTCGGTATCCCGGCGCGGCCGGTGGTGATCGGCCCGATCACCTTCCTGAAGCTCGCCAAGGGGACCGGAGACAGTGACCCGATGGCCCGCTTGGACGACCTGTTGCCGCTGTACGAGCAACTGCTGACAGTGCTGGCCCGTGTGGGTGCCGAGTGGGTCCAGATCGACGAACCGGTCCTGGTGACCGACCTGTCCGAGTCCGACCTCGCCTCGGTCCGCTCGGTCTATCAGCGGTTCACCGCCGTCGCCGAGCGACCGGCGATCCTCGTCGCGACGTATTTCGGCAGCCCGGGCCCCGCGCTCGCCGAACTCGCCGCGACCGACGTCGAGGGCGTCGCATTGGACTTCGTCGCGGGGACGACGGTCGATGATGTCGCGGCGCTACCGGCCTTGACCGGGAAGCTGGTGGTCGCCGGCGTCGTGGACGGCCGCAATATCTGGCGCACCGACCTGGACCAGGCCTTGGCGACGGCGTCCACGCTGTTGGGGAGCAGCCGATCGGTCGCCGTCGCGACGTCCTGCTCGCTGTTGCACGTGCCGTACACCCTCGATGCGGAACCCGATATCGAACCGGCCCTGCGATCGTGGCTGGCTTTCGGTGCGGAGAAGATCACCGAGGTCACAACGCTGGCGACGGCCCTGCACACCGGTACGGACGCGGTCGCGACGGACATCGCGGCCGCCCGTGCCGCCCGGCAGGCGCGGCACAACGACAGCCGGCTACGCAACGGCACCGTCCGGGCCCGGCTCGAGGCGTTGGCGCCCGGGGCGGATCGGCGGGCGCCCGCCGACGAGCGACGGTCGCTGCAACAGGCGGGCCTGGGGCTGCCGACACTGCCGACGACGACGATCGGTTCCTACCCGCAGACCACGCAGATCCGGGTGGCCCGGGCCGAGTTGCGGAAGGGCGCAATCGACCGAGCCGAGTACCAGCGGCGGATGCGCGCGGAGATCGCGGACGTGATCGAGCTGCAGGAGGGGCTCGGACTGGACGTCCTGGTGCACGGCGAGCCGGAGCGCAACGACATGGTGCAGTACTTCGCCGAGCAGCTCGACGGGTTCCTGGCCACCCAGCACGGCTGGGTCCAGTCCTACGGCACCCGTTGCGTTCGCCCGCCGATCCTGTTCGGCGACGTCGCTCGCCCGCACCCGATGACCGTCGACTGGATCAGCTATGCGCAGTCGCTGACGGACAAGCCCGTCAAGGGAATGCTGACCGGACCGGTTACCATCCTGGCTTGGTCGTTCGTGCGCGACGATCAGCCGTTGGGCGACACCGCACGCCAGGTGGGCCTGGCCATTCGCGACGAGACCGTCGATCTGCAGCGCGCCGGAATCCGGATCATTCAGGTCGACGAGCCGGCGCTGCGTGAATTGCTGCCGCTGCGCGATGCCGACAAGCCGGCCTATCTGGAGTGGTCGGTCGGTGCGTTCCGGCTGGCGACTTCCGGGGTGTCGGACAGCACGCAGATCCACACGCACCTGTGTTATTCCGAGTTCGGCGAAGTCATCGGTGCGATCGCCGGGCTGGACGCGGATGTCACCTCGATCGAGGCCGCCCGCTCGCACATGGAGGTGCTCGACGATCTCAACGCAGTGGGCTTCCATCTCGGCGTAGGTCCGGGTGTCTACGACATCCACTCGCCGCGGGTGCCGAGCGTGGACGAGATCGTGGCGTCGTTGCGGGCCGCGCTGGCGGCGGTGCCGGCGGATCGGCTGTGGGTGAACCCCGACTGCGGGCTCAAGACCCGGGCGACCGACGAGGTCATCGAGTCGCTGCGCAACATGGTCGAGGCAGCAGCCGCGCTGCGCTGA
- a CDS encoding thermonuclease family protein, giving the protein MPVFVSLIAPTEPVATADPLPVTATVLRVVDGDTVDIVDDVRGRLRVRLLGIDTAETEKPGYTDGCWGDEAAQFAETNLTGQRVALITDPTQDPHDRFGRTLAYLTKADGWNYSVEAARAGAAKSYTYQRKRVAEYRAIAAAEKEAIAAQRGLWGAPCFGNTASVPY; this is encoded by the coding sequence GTGCCGGTGTTCGTATCGCTGATCGCGCCGACGGAGCCGGTCGCCACAGCCGACCCGCTACCGGTCACCGCCACAGTCCTCCGAGTGGTCGACGGCGACACCGTAGACATCGTCGACGACGTTCGAGGGCGGCTTCGTGTGCGCCTGCTGGGCATCGACACAGCAGAGACCGAGAAGCCCGGCTACACCGACGGCTGCTGGGGCGATGAAGCCGCGCAATTCGCCGAAACCAACTTGACCGGGCAGCGCGTTGCGCTGATCACGGACCCGACCCAGGACCCGCACGACCGGTTCGGGCGGACCCTCGCATACCTCACGAAGGCCGACGGCTGGAATTACTCGGTCGAAGCGGCGCGTGCCGGCGCCGCGAAATCCTATACATACCAGCGGAAGCGGGTCGCCGAGTACCGGGCAATCGCCGCTGCCGAGAAGGAAGCGATCGCCGCGCAACGCGGTCTTTGGGGCGCCCCGTGCTTCGGCAACACAGCGTCGGTACCTTATTGA
- a CDS encoding Rv2640c family ArsR-like transcriptional regulator, translating to MPKTLPTIDMSEPVCCAPVAAEPADEAAALAVAMRLKALADPVRVKLMSLLFTAERPGTTGSLATAVGLSESTVSHHLGQLRTAGFIASERQGMSVHHTARHDALTALCRVLDPSCCTGHRMGNSQ from the coding sequence GTGCCCAAGACGCTGCCAACCATCGACATGTCCGAGCCCGTGTGCTGCGCGCCGGTCGCCGCCGAGCCTGCCGACGAGGCAGCGGCGCTCGCCGTGGCGATGCGACTCAAGGCGCTGGCCGACCCGGTGCGGGTCAAGCTGATGTCGCTGCTGTTCACCGCCGAAAGACCAGGTACGACCGGCTCACTCGCAACGGCGGTCGGGCTGTCGGAATCGACGGTGAGCCACCACCTCGGACAACTCCGCACTGCCGGCTTCATCGCGTCCGAGCGCCAGGGGATGAGCGTTCACCACACAGCCCGGCATGACGCTCTGACGGCGCTATGCCGGGTGCTCGATCCCAGCTGCTGCACCGGACACCGGATGGGGAATTCTCAATAA
- a CDS encoding ArsI/CadI family heavy metal resistance metalloenzyme yields MSRVHLALDVDDLDSSITFYSTLFGTEPAKVKPGYANFAVAEPPLELVLIENPGKGGSINHLGVEVEATETVHAEIARLAGAGLFTEEEMNTTCCFATQDKVWVTGPDDEKWEVYTKLADAETFGASKPRGDTNSDNAVCCG; encoded by the coding sequence ATGTCACGCGTCCACCTCGCCCTCGACGTTGATGACCTCGACTCGTCGATCACGTTCTACTCGACGCTGTTCGGCACCGAGCCTGCCAAGGTCAAGCCCGGCTATGCGAACTTCGCCGTAGCCGAGCCGCCGCTCGAGCTGGTGCTGATCGAGAACCCTGGAAAGGGCGGCTCTATCAACCACCTCGGTGTCGAAGTGGAAGCGACCGAAACCGTGCACGCGGAGATCGCCCGCCTTGCAGGCGCTGGGCTGTTCACCGAGGAGGAGATGAACACCACCTGTTGCTTCGCGACTCAGGACAAGGTGTGGGTGACCGGCCCCGACGACGAGAAGTGGGAGGTCTACACCAAGCTCGCCGATGCCGAGACGTTCGGTGCCAGCAAGCCGCGCGGCGACACCAACTCGGACAATGCTGTCTGCTGCGGCTGA
- a CDS encoding DUF305 domain-containing protein, with amino-acid sequence MAELRSQRTPLLVLGLIAAIAVGFAIGVLARLPLADRDDAPAADSVDVGFAQDMSTHHNQAIDMAAVALTESTDQPIKNLAFDILTTQQNQVGQMQGWLALWNRPPTATDGYMTWMDHDSSDQHMHDADSTTGADAAAPLMPGMATTADMSALRQARGPALDTLFLQLMLRHHQGGLPMAEYAQQYADQTVVRDLAGSMVRTQQSEAELMTKMLIAQGAQPLPMN; translated from the coding sequence ATGGCTGAGCTGCGTAGTCAGCGCACCCCGCTGCTGGTTCTCGGGCTGATCGCGGCGATCGCCGTCGGCTTCGCGATCGGTGTCCTGGCCCGGCTACCACTCGCCGACCGGGACGATGCACCGGCCGCCGACTCCGTGGATGTCGGCTTCGCCCAGGACATGTCGACCCATCACAACCAGGCGATCGACATGGCTGCGGTGGCGTTGACCGAGTCGACCGATCAGCCGATCAAGAACCTTGCGTTCGACATCCTGACCACCCAGCAGAATCAGGTCGGACAGATGCAAGGCTGGCTGGCCCTGTGGAACCGGCCACCGACGGCGACCGACGGCTACATGACCTGGATGGACCACGACAGCTCGGACCAGCACATGCACGACGCGGACTCGACCACCGGCGCCGACGCCGCGGCCCCACTGATGCCCGGTATGGCAACCACTGCCGACATGTCCGCGCTGCGCCAGGCCCGCGGTCCGGCTCTGGACACGTTGTTCCTCCAACTGATGCTCCGCCATCACCAAGGCGGACTACCGATGGCCGAGTATGCCCAGCAATACGCCGACCAGACCGTGGTCCGCGACCTGGCCGGCTCGATGGTGCGGACCCAGCAAAGCGAGGCCGAGCTGATGACCAAGATGCTCATTGCCCAAGGCGCGCAACCGCTGCCGATGAACTGA
- a CDS encoding DUF3105 domain-containing protein: protein MPTESDTPRNSTSAKSAKAIKAASKGKKKRSSDGGGLPTRRAIPWVTIGAVLVILAFIGALAYNLVPKYEDKAEADRFTPSESNQDPSSAIDGVVKIDYPAGLHVKPDQRVAYDHSPPFGGPHDGVWASCMGNVYPKPVRTENMVHALEHGAVWVAYNPDKLDAAGIDALKDRVDGQQYMLMSPYPGLDRPIALQSWGHQLEVDDPTDPRIKQFIVALRQNKYTYPEVGASCSTIPGSFDPDNPPAFDPNPPGPDAVPMDGKGLTPDSSEIAGGGMAGIPGLPGGLGELPGGAPAAPVQPAPESPAPAAPTAPAGNG, encoded by the coding sequence ATGCCCACCGAATCGGACACTCCGCGCAACAGTACGAGCGCGAAGTCCGCGAAGGCGATCAAGGCGGCTTCCAAAGGCAAGAAGAAGCGATCTTCCGACGGTGGCGGGCTACCCACCCGGCGCGCCATTCCCTGGGTGACCATCGGCGCAGTCCTGGTGATCCTGGCCTTCATCGGTGCGCTTGCCTACAACCTCGTCCCGAAGTACGAGGACAAAGCGGAAGCCGACCGGTTCACCCCGAGCGAGAGCAACCAGGACCCGTCGTCGGCCATCGACGGGGTCGTGAAGATCGACTATCCGGCCGGCCTGCACGTCAAACCGGATCAGCGGGTCGCTTACGACCACAGCCCACCGTTCGGCGGGCCGCACGACGGCGTCTGGGCATCCTGCATGGGCAACGTCTACCCCAAGCCGGTACGCACCGAGAACATGGTGCACGCGCTCGAGCACGGCGCCGTGTGGGTCGCCTACAACCCGGACAAGCTGGACGCTGCCGGGATCGATGCGCTGAAGGATCGGGTGGACGGCCAGCAGTACATGCTGATGTCGCCGTACCCGGGCCTGGACCGCCCGATCGCGCTGCAATCGTGGGGGCACCAGCTCGAGGTGGACGACCCGACGGACCCGCGAATCAAGCAGTTCATCGTCGCTCTGCGCCAGAACAAGTACACCTACCCGGAGGTCGGCGCCAGCTGTTCGACCATTCCCGGCTCATTCGATCCGGACAATCCGCCGGCGTTCGACCCGAACCCGCCCGGCCCGGACGCGGTCCCGATGGACGGCAAGGGGCTGACCCCGGATAGCTCCGAAATTGCCGGCGGCGGTATGGCCGGCATCCCGGGTCTGCCGGGCGGTCTCGGCGAACTGCCCGGCGGCGCGCCCGCCGCGCCCGTGCAGCCGGCGCCCGAGTCGCCCGCTCCCGCCGCTCCGACGGCTCCGGCCGGCAATGGCTGA
- the argS gene encoding arginine--tRNA ligase has product MTPADLADLLRTVAAKVLAERGLEVTALPDKLPVERPRNPAHGDYSANVAMQMAKRVGVAPRDLASWIAEGLRAADGIADVEIAGPGFLNVRLAASAQGAIVAQVLAAGAGYGTADSLSGRSINLEFVSANPTGPIHLGGTRWAAVGDALGRVLTAQGAAVTREYYFNDHGAQVDRFADSLVAAATGRPTPENGYAGAYIDDIAAAIVDRRPDALDAPAEQRREIFRAEGVELMFAQIKQSLHDFGIDFDVYFNESSLFSSGAVDRATTTLRDDGLLYQRDGAWWLRTTDYGDDQDRVVIKSDGTPAYVAGDIAYFADKRERGADLCIYMLGADHHGYIGRLKTIAATVGDGPDGVEVLIGQMVNLVRGGVAVKMSKRAGTVVTLDDLVEAIGVDAARYALVRSSVHSSIDIDLTLWASRSNDNPVYYVQYAHARLCSIARNAAELGVPTDGADLGLLTGEQAGELIRTLGEYPRVVASAADLREPHRIARYLEELAGAYHRFYSADRVLPQGDEQPAPVHTARLALCRATRQVISNGLGLLGVSAPERM; this is encoded by the coding sequence GTGACCCCCGCCGATCTTGCCGACCTGCTGCGTACCGTGGCGGCGAAGGTGCTGGCCGAGCGCGGCCTCGAGGTAACCGCTCTCCCGGACAAGCTACCGGTGGAGCGACCCCGCAACCCGGCGCACGGAGACTATTCGGCCAACGTCGCGATGCAGATGGCCAAGCGCGTGGGCGTCGCGCCGCGGGACCTGGCGAGCTGGATTGCCGAGGGTCTGCGGGCTGCCGACGGCATCGCCGATGTCGAGATCGCCGGCCCCGGCTTCCTCAACGTGCGGCTTGCCGCCTCGGCGCAGGGGGCGATCGTCGCGCAGGTGCTGGCTGCCGGGGCGGGTTACGGCACCGCCGACAGCCTGTCCGGCCGTTCGATCAACTTGGAGTTCGTCTCGGCCAACCCGACCGGCCCGATCCATCTGGGCGGGACTCGGTGGGCCGCGGTCGGTGACGCGCTCGGTCGGGTGCTGACCGCCCAGGGCGCCGCGGTGACCCGGGAGTACTACTTCAACGACCACGGTGCGCAGGTCGATCGCTTCGCGGACTCGCTGGTGGCCGCCGCCACCGGTCGGCCGACGCCGGAGAACGGTTATGCCGGCGCCTATATCGACGACATCGCCGCCGCGATCGTCGATCGTCGGCCGGATGCGCTCGATGCGCCTGCCGAACAACGTCGGGAGATCTTCCGGGCCGAGGGCGTCGAGCTCATGTTCGCCCAGATCAAGCAGTCGTTGCATGATTTCGGGATCGACTTCGACGTCTATTTCAACGAAAGTTCGTTGTTTTCCTCGGGCGCGGTCGACCGGGCGACCACGACGTTGCGCGACGACGGGCTGCTCTACCAGCGTGACGGCGCCTGGTGGCTGCGGACCACCGATTACGGCGATGATCAGGACCGGGTGGTGATCAAGAGTGACGGCACGCCGGCCTACGTCGCGGGCGACATCGCCTACTTCGCGGACAAACGGGAGCGCGGCGCCGACCTCTGCATCTACATGCTCGGTGCCGACCACCATGGCTATATCGGGCGCCTCAAGACGATCGCGGCAACGGTGGGCGACGGACCGGACGGCGTCGAGGTGCTGATCGGGCAGATGGTGAATCTGGTCCGCGGGGGAGTCGCGGTGAAGATGAGCAAGCGGGCCGGCACGGTGGTCACCCTGGACGACCTGGTCGAGGCGATCGGGGTCGACGCGGCCCGGTATGCGTTGGTGCGCTCGTCGGTGCACAGCTCCATCGATATCGATCTGACGCTCTGGGCGAGTCGGAGCAACGACAACCCGGTCTACTACGTGCAGTACGCGCACGCGCGGCTCTGTTCGATCGCGCGCAATGCCGCCGAACTCGGCGTACCGACCGACGGTGCCGATCTCGGCCTGCTCACCGGTGAGCAGGCCGGCGAACTGATCCGGACGCTCGGCGAGTATCCCCGGGTCGTCGCGAGCGCGGCGGATCTGCGTGAGCCACATCGGATCGCGCGGTACCTGGAGGAGCTGGCCGGCGCGTACCACCGGTTCTATTCGGCGGATCGGGTGCTACCGCAGGGTGACGAACAACCGGCCCCGGTGCATACCGCGCGATTGGCACTGTGCCGGGCGACCCGTCAGGTGATCTCGAACGGGCTGGGTTTGCTGGGTGTGTCGGCGCCGGAGCGGATGTGA
- the lysA gene encoding diaminopimelate decarboxylase: MSAHPAGPRHAELPHAPGLAERPAPGASSTLPAHVWPRNAARGSDGVVRLAGVPVSELAAEFGTPLFVVDEDDFRSRCRDMARAFGDPARVHYASKAFLCSAVARWVAEEGLSLDVCSAGELATALHAGFPAERIAVHGNNKSVPELDAAVRAGVGHVVLDSMIEIERLDRIAGAVGVVQDVLVRVTVGVEAHTHEFIATAHEDQKFGFSIAGGDAMAAITRVFATDNLRLVGLHSHIGSQIFDVAGFELAAHRVIGLLRAVVADFGVPKTSQMAIVDLGGGLGISYVPDDDPPPLNELAAKLAVIVAAESAAVGLPTPELAVEPGRAIAGPGTVTLYEVGTVKDVQLGANARRRYISVDGGMSDNIRTALYQADYECRLVSRISTAPDVVARIVGKHCESGDVVVRDQWMPDDVGPGDLIAVAATGAYCYSMSSRYNMLPRPAVVAVRDGVARALLRRETMADLLGLEVEE, from the coding sequence GTGAGCGCGCATCCGGCCGGCCCCCGGCACGCCGAACTACCGCATGCTCCGGGCTTGGCCGAGCGTCCCGCACCGGGCGCTTCGTCGACGTTGCCGGCGCACGTCTGGCCGCGGAATGCGGCCCGCGGCAGCGACGGGGTGGTCCGGCTGGCCGGAGTTCCGGTCAGCGAACTCGCCGCCGAGTTCGGTACCCCGCTGTTCGTCGTCGACGAGGACGACTTCCGTTCTCGCTGTAGAGATATGGCCCGCGCGTTCGGCGATCCGGCACGGGTGCACTACGCCTCCAAGGCATTTCTGTGCTCAGCGGTGGCGCGTTGGGTTGCCGAAGAAGGCCTGTCGTTGGACGTATGTTCCGCCGGTGAGCTGGCTACCGCGCTGCATGCGGGCTTTCCGGCCGAGCGGATCGCGGTGCACGGCAACAACAAATCGGTCCCGGAACTCGACGCCGCGGTGCGCGCCGGGGTCGGCCATGTGGTGCTCGACTCGATGATCGAGATCGAGCGGCTGGATCGGATCGCCGGTGCGGTCGGCGTGGTGCAGGACGTGTTGGTCCGGGTGACGGTCGGGGTGGAGGCGCACACCCACGAGTTCATCGCGACCGCGCACGAGGACCAGAAGTTCGGCTTCTCCATTGCCGGTGGTGACGCGATGGCCGCGATCACCCGCGTGTTCGCGACCGACAACCTGCGGCTGGTCGGCCTGCACAGCCACATCGGCTCGCAGATCTTCGATGTGGCCGGGTTCGAGCTCGCCGCCCACCGGGTGATCGGTCTGCTCCGCGCAGTGGTGGCGGACTTCGGGGTGCCGAAGACGTCACAGATGGCGATCGTCGATCTCGGCGGTGGTCTCGGTATCTCGTATGTGCCGGACGACGACCCGCCGCCGCTGAACGAGCTGGCCGCGAAGCTGGCGGTGATCGTCGCCGCCGAATCGGCTGCCGTCGGCCTGCCCACCCCGGAACTGGCGGTGGAGCCGGGGCGCGCGATCGCCGGGCCGGGTACCGTGACGTTGTACGAGGTCGGCACGGTGAAGGACGTGCAGCTGGGTGCGAATGCCCGGCGCCGATACATCAGTGTCGACGGCGGAATGAGCGACAATATCCGGACCGCGCTGTACCAGGCGGATTACGAATGTCGGCTGGTCTCGCGGATCAGCACCGCCCCGGATGTGGTTGCCCGGATCGTCGGCAAGCACTGCGAGAGCGGCGATGTGGTCGTCCGGGATCAGTGGATGCCCGACGATGTAGGACCCGGTGACCTGATTGCAGTCGCCGCGACCGGCGCCTATTGCTATTCGATGTCGAGTCGGTACAACATGTTGCCCCGACCCGCAGTCGTGGCGGTACGCGACGGCGTGGCGCGGGCGCTCCTCCGCCGGGAAACCATGGCCGACCTGCTCGGCCTGGAAGTAGAGGAATGA